One Roseimaritima multifibrata DNA window includes the following coding sequences:
- a CDS encoding adenylate/guanylate cyclase domain-containing protein: protein MYNSQQIEPLLSAQQMARFESCWQWFNMVIYPLAVILFLIPIIQLRPIHRDLIDGRSVSEDVLKTSQRKVVNLPWWFLAVASVGWLICIPVFPLALASLDEPLSSNVVVHLTTSFLIASLIAVTHSFFAVELVIQQTLFPVFFQTGTPANVPGTAPMTISQRGLMWSASAVVSPVLSLVLLILVPDATESAPAFALVVAAVAVSFGMATSLLLGRLVATPVLELKRASLAVAEGDFSAQIKTLRADEFGMLINQFNSMITGLAERERLQATFGRHVGREAAKQILAAQDGVDYKSASGTLGGTKQLISVMFADVRNFTAQSADAPVDDVIAGLNLMFGEAVKIVEKHDGMINKFLGDGFMAIFGSGGVPSSDRQHADAAVEAGCELLARIDALKEDFEKLGWSQMKIGVGINTGIAMVGSIGAPERHEYTAMGDTVNVAARVEALTKSTGYDLLITGTTYDALSTAKNFVELPRQNVKGKSTSLQIYGAVNCD from the coding sequence TTGTACAATTCCCAGCAGATTGAACCGTTGCTATCCGCTCAGCAGATGGCTCGTTTCGAATCCTGCTGGCAGTGGTTCAACATGGTCATTTATCCGCTTGCGGTGATCCTTTTCCTGATTCCAATTATTCAATTGCGTCCGATCCACCGAGACCTAATCGATGGTCGAAGTGTGAGCGAAGATGTGTTGAAGACGTCGCAACGAAAAGTTGTGAACCTGCCATGGTGGTTCTTGGCCGTCGCGTCGGTGGGATGGTTGATCTGCATCCCCGTATTTCCTCTTGCTCTAGCAAGTTTAGATGAACCGCTATCGAGCAATGTCGTTGTTCACCTAACGACGTCCTTTCTGATCGCATCGTTGATCGCGGTCACCCATAGTTTTTTCGCCGTTGAATTAGTGATTCAACAAACTTTGTTTCCTGTCTTTTTTCAGACAGGGACGCCAGCGAACGTCCCCGGGACCGCACCGATGACGATTTCGCAGCGGGGACTGATGTGGTCCGCGTCCGCCGTGGTCAGCCCGGTATTGTCATTGGTCCTCTTGATTTTGGTACCCGATGCAACGGAATCCGCCCCTGCATTTGCACTTGTGGTCGCCGCCGTCGCAGTTAGTTTCGGCATGGCAACGTCTTTGCTGCTGGGGCGTCTGGTGGCGACGCCGGTACTGGAATTGAAACGCGCCTCGTTGGCGGTTGCCGAGGGAGACTTCTCCGCACAAATCAAAACCCTTCGCGCGGACGAATTCGGCATGCTGATCAATCAATTCAATTCCATGATTACGGGACTTGCCGAACGGGAGCGTTTACAAGCGACCTTTGGTCGGCACGTTGGGCGTGAGGCGGCGAAGCAAATCTTGGCGGCACAGGATGGAGTCGATTACAAATCCGCTTCAGGAACTCTCGGCGGCACCAAACAATTGATTTCGGTGATGTTCGCGGATGTGCGAAATTTCACAGCTCAATCCGCCGATGCGCCGGTCGATGACGTTATCGCTGGATTGAATTTGATGTTCGGCGAGGCGGTCAAAATCGTTGAAAAGCACGACGGGATGATCAATAAGTTTCTCGGCGACGGTTTCATGGCGATTTTCGGAAGCGGTGGAGTCCCATCAAGCGACCGACAACATGCCGATGCGGCCGTCGAAGCGGGCTGTGAACTCCTCGCACGTATCGACGCCCTCAAGGAAGACTTTGAGAAACTGGGATGGTCTCAAATGAAAATCGGTGTCGGGATCAATACGGGGATTGCCATGGTAGGCAGTATCGGAGCCCCCGAACGCCATGAATATACGGCGATGGGCGATACGGTGAATGTCGCAGCTAGAGTCGAAGCGTTAACGAAATCAACAGGATATGACCTGCTCATTACCGGAACGACTTACGATGCACTCTCTACCGCCAAGAACTTTGTCGAATTGCCGCGTCAAAACGTCAAAGGCAAATCGACCAGCCTGCAAATCTACGGTGCGGTAAATTGTGATTAA